ATTAATTGGCAGTGGCTCACACGAGACACTGAATGCAATTAAAAATGATTGTgaagaaatgtgaaaaataatatGGTGATATAACTGCAATACATTATTTGACAAACTTTGAAAAACTTTTGCCAAATTGTTATTATTCATCTGACTACACCTCCCCCAAACCATTCTGTGTATGTGCACAGTGTTGACTCCCGTGAGCTGCGTTTCGCCCGAGCCATGGTCTTTGCTATCGAGGAGATTAACAACAGTTCTGCCCTGTTGCCTGGAGTTACTGTTGGTTACCAGATCCACGACTCCTGTGCATCTGTCCCTGTAGCTGTGCAGGCGGCTTTCCAGCTCGTCAATGGACTTGCCCCAGAGTACTACCCGGACCAGCGCTGCTCTCAGTCTGGAATGGTGATGGGCATTGTGGGGGAATCTGGTTCCACACCGTCTATCAGCATGTCCCGAGTCGCAGGGTCATTCAACATACCCCAAGCATGTGTTTATAGTATCTCCTGTacataattattttaagctGACATTTCTATCTATGtttgcatttgtatttttaGCATTAAATTGTCTATTTCTgttctatttttcattttactttatcATGTGCATATAAATACACTTAACCTTGACCAAAAGTCATCATACAGTAATCATGTATAGCCTTCATTCAttagattttcaatttaaaataaaaacagaaaagtgtaACGGTTTACAGATTTATTAAGCGTGCTGTTTTATTGTGCCATAAGttgcaaaaaaatatgtttttgacattttatttatcatttctaCACATGACATTGTCATATTTGattttgtacaaaaataaaatgttttagctCAACTCAAAAACATACGGATTTATTAAACATGATTCCCTTTTCCAGGTGAGCCACTTTGCCACGTGCGCCTGCCTGTCTGACAAAGAGCAGTATCCCAGCTTCTTCCGAACAATTCCCAGTGACAAGTTTCAGGCTGATGCTTTGGTCAGACTGGTCAAGCAGTTTGGATGGACTTGGATTGGCACTGTCTATTCAGATTCGGATTATGGGAATAATGGCATGGcatctttcctgtcagcagcacgtcgggagggcatctgtgtgGAATACTCTGAGGCATTCTATAGAACATACTCACACAGCAGGATCCAGAGAGTGGCACAAGTCATACGCAGGTAAATAAATTCACAAACAATCCtatattaaacttattttgaccttttaaTAAGCTAGGATATTATATAATTCAGTCATATGTTTATTCACTATTTAAATGCTGGTGGAAATAACCTAACACATTTATTAAGTAAAGCAGCCATTCCCAAAATAACAATCATTGAATTCCCCTCGTGTCAGGAAATCCCCCACATTCCCTACGACATttcagttaaagggcccatatgacactgtttcctgatctatgttataatgttgtttccttgtcacaaacagacctggagttgtgttttgtttcattcacacaagtttaacacacaaaccctgcatattttagggtgtgttcttctcttaaacagcaaacactctgttccaccttatgatgtcatgtggcaatacaggaagtgctccactgtgtttttaaactccatacaccttcactcgaatcatttggataatttcagccctggaatcgccagtctctactaaacaatAGGTAAAAGGTagggtgttaacttgaaaactaccggttcatgacatcataaggtggaacagagtataaTGCAGAATTACAcaaacatgggtgaatgaaacaaatactGAAGaatacaaaaaactaaaatacaaaatctaagaatacaaaaaaatacaaaaactctgggtatgtgcttgaggaggtaacagaattctaacatgtcttaaagctcacatgactccatttggtgtaatataggaccttcaactCTATACTACTCATAGATTTCAGCTTCCAGTTataagcaacattttgaggactcttTCCCATTCAGTACATTACATAGaatattagttttaaattgGTATTTGCAATGGCAACGATCCtgatttctcatcattctgaaactcatggacTGAATTTGATATATAGATTGGATATACAGTataaaatctaataataatCCTATTGTTGTATTGTCTAATCCTAGGTCCACAGCCACAGTAGTTGTAGCGTTTGCAGCCTCTGGAGACATGCGTATTCTGTTGGAGCAGCTGTGCCAGGAGCCTGTTCCGTACCGGCAGTGGGTGGGCAGTGAGGCGTGGGTGACAGACCCCGACCTGCTACGCTTCAGCTCCTGTGTGGGGGCTCTGGGGCTGGGCATCCAACAGTCTGTGATCCCTGGTCTGAAGGAGTTCTTATTAGAGCTGCCCTTCTCCACAGTGAGTGCCTCTGCGCTGCTGAGCAAGTTCTGGGAGGAGGCGTTCAAATGCAGGATGCCCACAAGTGAGAACAGCATGTGGTAGTGTAAAGAAGTTCAATACATGTGTCATTGTTCATACTGAGACTTAAACATAAACCGATCTGTATTATcaaccacaacacaaataatctATAGTTTATGTTATCCCCTAAAACAAGTTGAGGTGTTGAGACAATTATATAAAACAATTCAAGGCCAAGTTCAATATAATGTTAAGCACAATTGTACCAGTACGTCACAGATttagtttattgtttgttttcaggttaaaatatgattaaaatcAAGCATCAAGTTGAGTCCTTGAAGTCGTTTTAGTAAGACGAAGGGATGATTTGAAAGGGCTGTAAAAACATTTCCGAAATAGAAATTGTGGATTAAGATAAAATATAGCAAATCAAATAGTTAAAAGCACTGGGAATGAAGCTGTcagagaacaaaaacacaattacataCCTGAAACTGTTAACAAGTCTAGTGCACATTCTAGTTCCCCGGAGTACTTTAAGAAAAATAGCAGCGTGGTAGCCTAAATCTGACATTTGATACCATGCAGTTGTAGTATAATGGGTTGTATTTTAGATGCGGGTCCAGATGATACATTGTGTGATGGGAGTGAAGATCTAATGAATCTTGAGAGCCCATACTTAGACACGTCCCAGCTGCGCATTACTAACATGGTCTACAAGGCTGTGTATGCTATAGCACATGCCATTCACAATGCACTGTGCCAGAATACCACCAATCAGTGCGACAAATTCATTCCACTGCAATCGGCACAGGTCAGTCACCTTAAAACTCCATGTCTTTATCTTTTAATGAGCCTGTATTATTTTAGTCAAGCACATTTTCTGGGTTTTCTTCCAGGTTCTTGCTCAGCTAAAGAAAGTCAATTTCTCTCAGAATGGGTACAGTGTGTCGTTTGATGCTAATGGGGATCCAGTGGCTATGTATGAGCTGGTGAACTGGCAAAGAACTATCCAAGGCACGTTTCAGCTGGAGACGGTTGGGCACTTTGATGCCTCTCAAGCAAAAGGGCAGGAGTTCAGGATACAGAAGGTCCTGCAATGGATGCGAGGGAGCACACAGGCAAGTtatacaaatgcaaaataaaagagCTTGAGAGGCaattgtaaaaatgtgaaatactttacaaaaacaagGCTAGCCATACTCattactttatgtatttattagatttttttaagttaGTTGTACAAAGTGGAGCGAACATACTTGTGAATATGATTGAAAAGCAAAAATGGCcgacattattttatttcaacgATTGTGATGGGACAGGACTGACAAAATACTGCTAAAAGAATGCATATTGAACTTGAAATACCATAAATTGTTCCGTAGACAATTATGTAGATACTTTTCCTGCAGGTACCAATGTCAGTTTGCAGTGAGAGTTGTATCCCAGGAACCCGTAAAGTTCAACGAAAAGGCAAACCAATATGTTGCTATGACTGCGTTGCATGTACTGAAGGTGAAATAAGCAACACTACAGGTGACAACACTActtgaaatcattttaaataaacaattgtGGATATCATAAACCAGTCTTTCTGCTTTAGATTCACCTAATTGTTACTACTGTCCTGAGGAGCTCTGGCCAAATCCCGAAAGAGATTCCTGTTTACCCAAACCAGTGGAGTTCTTGTCTTTTAGTGAAAACCTGGGAATCATCTTGGTCGTGTTCTCAGTGAGCGGGGCTTTCATAGCTATTCTCACAACAGCGGTGTTCTTCCAACATAGGAACACCCCAATAGTCAAAGCTAATAACTCAGAATTAAGCTTTTGGCTGCTTCTCTCACTGACTCTATGCTTTTTATGCTCACTTACATTTATTGGGGCTCCGTCTGAGTGGTCCTGCATGCTGCGCCACACTGCGTTCGGCATCACCTTTGTCCTCTGTATCTCTTGTGTTCTGGGGAAGACTATAGTGGTGCTGATGGCCTTCAGAGCCACACTTCCAGGAAgtaatgtcatgaaatggtTCGGTCCTTTTCAGCAACGAATGACAGTTGCTGCATTCACACTGATACAAGTTTTGATTTGTATAATTTGGTTAATTGTTAATCCACCTTTTCCCATAAAGAACTTAACCACATTCAAAGACAGGATCATATTAGAATGTGCATTAGGTTCTCCTATTGGTTTCTGGGCAGTTCTTGGATACATAGGCCTGTTagctttgttgtgttttgtgttggcCTTTTTGGCTCGTAAACTTCCTGATAACTTTAATGAAGCCAAGTTCATCACCTTCAGCATGTTGATCTTCTGTGCAGTCTGGATCACTTTTATCCCAGCTTACGTCAGCTCTCCAGGAAAGTTCACTGTCGCCGTGGAGATATTTGCTATTCTGGCTTCAAGTTTTGGAttgcttttttgtctttttctccctagatgttatattatattattcagGCCAGAGAAGAACACAAAGAAACATTTAATGAGCAAATAGTTACCaatatgcacaaaatgtaaataatgtgtCAGTAAATTCTACAATAAAGTTTTAAAGACAGAAACAGTTTGGcgtatttgtgtatttcatgtTTGGAGTCATTTGCCTCAAAACCTAAACACTCGGAATAAGTTTTACGCTATTAAAATTTGACAGCATGTATTTCTTTATGGTAAATGCATGTTCGAATTCAAAAGTTTACTGTACACACTTGTTAATATTAATTATATCCTCGCATACTAAGAATGTACTTGATGTTGATTGGTTGATTTCGCTACGAGGAGTGGTGATGAATGACATAAACAGTACTAAAGATTACTTTCAGACACACAGTCACAGAGGTCTTATGGCGGCAGCAGTGCGCAGTACActatttttaccttttacttttttactccaGTTTTCATTGTTTATGCAGATCCTATTGTCTGGCATTTATAACCTTGACTCTGCTAACAAATCCTGTGAGGCAGTTTTTGACAGTGAGCTTTTAACGCTACAGTCAGAGGGACATGTCATAATCGGAGGACTGTTCCCTCTGCATTATTTGGCTCCAGAGCGAGAAAACAGCTATCGCAGCAAACCACAAATCAGAGCTTGCAGTgggtgtgtggactttaaatcattttttttttaggtatagGCTTGGTTGCTTATTACATCAAAAGTTACACGAGTTAATTGTATGTTCTTATATACTAATACCTTGTGAAACTCTCTAAGtatttaaaatatgtgtattattatatatgtttctAGTAGATAATTTTATCACAACCATCAATACGAGAAAATTGAGATCGTGGTGTAATGAGTTGTTTCATAATTCATAACACCTTTGATAAATAGTTATATGTAAGATATGTAAATGCTTGGCAAAATGTTCTGTGcacagttgtttttttagtttatgtaACATTGTGCGTTCTTTAACATTGCATCAGCTAAATCATACGCTACTGCAGTCAAGTTGCAACTCATTTTTGAACAGACAATATGCATTATTCAGCTTTGATTTCAGGGCCTTCCGTTGGATGATGACCATGGTCTTTGCCGTGGAGGAAATTAACAGAGACTTGAGTTTGCTTCCCGGGGTTAAACTGGGTTATCGACTTTTGGACAGCTGTGACCAAGTCCACACCAGCCTGCAGTCAGTTCTCTCTTTAGTGTCACAAACTGATGGAGAAACAATTCAAATTGAAAAAGTCAACCAACATCTTTTTGGTGCCAGCGTAGTGGATCAAAGCTCTAGGTCTGGCTGTTTGGCTGGTTCACCTGTATCTGCAGTGATTGGACTGGCCTCCTCTTCTCCCACCAGAGCTGTGGCACAGACTGTGGGCCCCTTTAACATCCCTCTGGTAAAAGCACAAAGGCTCATTACATgtgtacaaaaacataaaacatcacatcTTTTTGGCTTCAACATTTATATTATCGTACACCAGCCATACTCTTcattttttgacaataaatgtaatatgtttGCAAGATATTTCTCAAAAGTGCCTTGATAAGATTATTTTTCCCACCTTTTTTGCAGAATGTAACTGATACCTGTCTGTTTGAATCATATAGGTGAGTTACTTTGCCACATGCACATGTCTTaccaacaaaaaaatgtacccATCATTTCTACGCACAGTGCCCAGTGACCTTTTCCAAGTTAGAGGTCTCGTACAGCTGGTCACTTTCTTGGGCTGGAACTGGGTTGGCACCATTGGAACCACTGTAAGACATCTCCTTTACCATTTTTGTCTGCTATGAACTAAAtaatcatgtgtgtgtgtttttgtaggaCGACTACAGCCATTATGGCATTCAGGCATTTATACATGAGTTCAGCAAGTATGGGGGATGCGTGGCGTTTCATGTCACTATCCCCAAAGGTCCCTCCGTAGCTCAGGTTAGGAGTATGGCAGACCGACTACAGAGCTCCACAGCCCGAGTTGTGGTGGTGTTTGCGACTGAAGGTCAACTTGTGGAGCTGTTCTCAGAGGTAAATCAGCGACTACTGCTTTTGTATAGGTTCAGTATAGTGAAATCAGCACAATCTCCTGAGATGGGTTCAAAAGAATGATAAACTGAATGATCTATTGTTTACAGCTGTCTCAGAGGAACGTGACAGGTATTCAGTGGGTGGCCAGTGAAGCATGGGTAACAGCCAGTCTGCTCACATCCACAGAATTCCATAATCTACTGGAGGGAACTGTGGGCTTCTCCTTTCCTGGTGTGTACATCCCAAGACTAAAAGAGTTTCTGCAAAGTGTCCGGCCCTCTTCACAGCCTGGGATGGAATTAGTCAATGTGTTTTGGGAAGAGTTGTTTGATTGTAAGCTGAAGTATGGCACTCATGAAGAGAGTGTTGGTTTTGTAAAGAAGGAGTGCTCAGGTTTTGAGGATCTTAATGGCACTGTGGTTAATGGTTACACAGATGTCTCTCAGGTCAGAATCTCCTACAATGTTTACAAAGCCACCTACGCCATCAGCCACGCACTGCACCGACTCTTAAAATGTGAcccacaaaaacaaacctgtgaGCTCAGAACGTTTACGTCAACGGAGGTAAGTCAAAGCATGgatcaaataaacaatacaaaaatcacaagggcagttacatttatttatttgtttcatgAATAGTTACTACAATATCTTAAAGATGTGAACTTCACCGATCAGTTTGGGGAAAGGGTATCTTTTGATTCCAATGGCGAGCCTGTTCCACTGTATAACATTATCAACTGGCAGAAGGACAGAGAGCAGAAAATAAGGTAAACATAGCAAAGCAGTTAGACAAGTAAACAaggaatttaaataaaaatcaaatgtatgcCCTGCAAAGATTCATTAAAGTGGGAAGTTATGATGGTTCAGCTCCTCTGGGACAACAGCtgcagatggaacagagcaaaATAACATGGAccacaggactgaaacaggtaaGACACTTTGAGCTTTTAAGATGTGaaactaaaggtcaaaggttccATATGATGCAAAGTTAAGAGAACATTTaatttgacatgttttgtttGGTGTATTTGTGCAGGTGCCCTCGTCCCAGTGCAGTGCGCCCTGCCCCCCTGGCACCAGGAAGGCCACTCGTATGGGACAACCGCCATGTTGCTTTGACTGTTTGCCCTGTGCTGATGGAGAGATCAGCAACCAGTCAGGTAAAATATATCTTGACTTTTAAATTCCATtcaagtattgtattgtatttcaagtattttgggttttgtatttttatatggtttgtgtttttagagTCAACTGAATGCATCAAATGCCCTCAGTACTACTGGTCTGActtgaaaaaagtcaaatgtgtCGCTGGTGTGGAGGAGTTCCTCTCTTACTCTGACTCTATGGGCATCATCCTGGTCACTTTAACAATACTGGGCGTGTCCCTCACTGCTGTCATCACCACTGTCTTCCACTGTTTCCGCTCCACACCCATTGTCAAGGCCAACAACTCCGAGATCAGTTTCTTGCTTCTTGCGGCACTCAAACTGTGCTTCCTGTGTTCTCTGGTGTTCATTGGTCAGCCATCAGTGTGGACATGCCGTCTCAGACAGGCAGCGTTTGGCGTCAGCTttgtcctctgcctctcctgtctcctggttAAGACCGTTGTGGTGTTATTGGCTTTTCGAACAAACACACCCCACTCCAAAGCTCTCAGGCTGTTTGGGCCAATCCAGCAGAGAGTTCTCATTCTCTGCACCACTGTTCCACAGGTAAGAAACATCATCATTTGgttttttgcacttttgataaaacattgtCTCTCTTTCCTCGTTCTTTAGGTTTGCCTATGTGCTGGCTGGCTTGTAGCAGCCCCTCCCTTTCCATTCAGAAATCCAGATTACCAAGCTACAACGGGAAAGGTACGTTTAGTCACTGAGACTGATAGCATAGTATTTTAGCTGTAATGTGTATGTGTAGGCAAAATTTGTTTCACTTGGACTCGTAGTCAGTCTCAGTTTCAATCAAGAAGTTTCAAGATGGAAGAAACTTGGACTACACATTTCACTAGCATTTGCACTATTACTACTTCAACAACCATCATCTAAACCACACTCCTAACCTACTGTATTACTGCTACAACTATCTTATCTTTACTGTCACCACTAAAAGCACTACCATTACCACTGATAGCACTTGTACCACTAGAGATGCTTTGTTCAACTGAGTCTGAGGATGTAGTAAAATGTCCACTGTAGGTGTGAATAGACCATGAGTTTGGACACTTTATATATAATTTGCTGGTTCTTCAGTAGAAGCTTGTTATGCTATGTCTCTTTTCCAGATTGTTTTAGAGTGCAGAGAACCCTGGCCACCTGGATTCTACTTAGTTTTGGGATATATTGGACTTTTGGcttttctctgtctcctgtTGGCATTCCTTGGACGGAAATTGCCAGACACCTTCAATGAGGCTAAACTAATCTCCTTCAGTATGCTCATCTTCTGCGCCGTGTGGATCTGCTTTATTCCAGCTTACGTTAGTTCCCCGGGGAAATTTACAGTGGCAGTagagatttttgccattttagcTTCAAGTTTTGGGTTGCTGCTTTGCATATTTATGCCCAAATgttatataattttattcaaGCCTGAAAGAAATGTCAAGAAAGCCATGAGTGTAAAATTTGTAAAATAAGTTTGTGCATTCAAACACCAAAGATATTAActgcaacaatgtaaatatatgtgcAATAAAAGTACCCTATGTCTTTGATGAATATCCCTGTTATATATTattactaaataaaacattctaaAGAATTTTGCCACCAATGCGAGTGTGTCACTTGTAGAGGGATCGATTTTAAAGAATTAGATTAAGTAGGCAGCTATATTCTTAAACTAAGAATATAGTTTTGGGGCAACATCCAAATGTTGAGAAGTCTACAAGTGTAGCTATACAAGTTAAATAATCCAATGTTTAATTATTGAATGAATCTGaagcagatcagtgtgtggatgcaaaacaactttcttctgctaaactcagacaagactgaagtcatcatctttggcccatagaaacatagagaaagtgtcagcagtcacctccagtctctctctctaaaaccttcaaatcaggctagaaatctaggggtaataatggactcagacttgaactttaacagccacatcaaatcaataacatctgcagctttttatcacctaaaaaacatagcaaaaatcaaaggtactgtcaaaaccagacttaggtTTTcactctgcactcttctcctttaatggtaattttatgtggACAAAAGAAACGGAAaaggacttttattagacatagtaaagtgacaggaaagtatttgagaagtgacaggaaagttttttttgtaaagtaatgggaaagttcttaaactgagcaagacagtgtttaaacagtgcgagagagagttttaaagggtgcaaacgagtgggtgagagagttgcagattgggtgattatgttttgatttgtgtgattttaatgtctttcttattctgtaaagcactttgaattaccttgtgtacgaattgtgctatacaaataaacttgccttgccttgcctgaaGTAGTAAATTCTTGAACCATGGCATTGACTTGTAGAAGATTTATTGATCACACAATTAAAAAGATGGCAATGAAATATcatgaaatatgcaaatgagtcCAAATGAAATcatcttttgtgttttattgtgagtATAAAACATCCTCAGGAGGTTAACTTTGAAGAGGTCACGCTGAATGTGATGGACAGAACAGTCTAGATGGGCCAGGCTCTGAGAGTTTTCCAGTGTCAGGAAAGCAGAGGAAGACTGGGTTGTGTCTACAGGGTTTAACAGCTGCAGTAATTCACAGGTAAGGCTGAGTTTAATTATGCATTGTTAATTAGAAAAAGGCAGAAGGTAAGAAGGAAATATTCCCCAAGGACCATTTTGCATTATAGAATGTACAGCAAAATAATATATGACTGGAACAACTTGTGTCATTGATTTCCTGATTTCCTAATTTTCCTGCGACTGTTACAAGGATACAATGTTTGAACTCTTTTGTAGCACATGTGGGCGACATAAAGTAGAG
This Periophthalmus magnuspinnatus isolate fPerMag1 chromosome 13, fPerMag1.2.pri, whole genome shotgun sequence DNA region includes the following protein-coding sequences:
- the LOC117380208 gene encoding extracellular calcium-sensing receptor, with the translated sequence MMTMVFAVEEINRDLSLLPGVKLGYRLLDSCDQVHTSLQSVLSLVSQTDGETIQIEKVNQHLFGASVVDQSSRSGCLAGSPVSAVIGLASSSPTRAVAQTVGPFNIPLVSYFATCTCLTNKKMYPSFLRTVPSDLFQVRGLVQLVTFLGWNWVGTIGTTDDYSHYGIQAFIHEFSKYGGCVAFHVTIPKGPSVAQVRSMADRLQSSTARVVVVFATEGQLVELFSELSQRNVTGIQWVASEAWVTASLLTSTEFHNLLEGTVGFSFPGVYIPRLKEFLQSVRPSSQPGMELVNVFWEELFDCKLKYGTHEESVGFVKKECSGFEDLNGTVVNGYTDVSQVRISYNVYKATYAISHALHRLLKCDPQKQTCELRTFTSTELLQYLKDVNFTDQFGERVSFDSNGEPVPLYNIINWQKDREQKIRFIKVGSYDGSAPLGQQLQMEQSKITWTTGLKQVPSSQCSAPCPPGTRKATRMGQPPCCFDCLPCADGEISNQSESTECIKCPQYYWSDLKKVKCVAGVEEFLSYSDSMGIILVTLTILGVSLTAVITTVFHCFRSTPIVKANNSEISFLLLAALKLCFLCSLVFIGQPSVWTCRLRQAAFGVSFVLCLSCLLVKTVVVLLAFRTNTPHSKALRLFGPIQQRVLILCTTVPQVCLCAGWLVAAPPFPFRNPDYQATTGKIVLECREPWPPGFYLVLGYIGLLAFLCLLLAFLGRKLPDTFNEAKLISFSMLIFCAVWICFIPAYVSSPGKFTVAVEIFAILASSFGLLLCIFMPKCYIILFKPERNVKKAMSVKFVK
- the LOC117380207 gene encoding extracellular calcium-sensing receptor-like; translated protein: MHTFIHNYTSKPEPVRCTGSVDSRELRFARAMVFAIEEINNSSALLPGVTVGYQIHDSCASVPVAVQAAFQLVNGLAPEYYPDQRCSQSGMVMGIVGESGSTPSISMSRVAGSFNIPQVSHFATCACLSDKEQYPSFFRTIPSDKFQADALVRLVKQFGWTWIGTVYSDSDYGNNGMASFLSAARREGICVEYSEAFYRTYSHSRIQRVAQVIRRSTATVVVAFAASGDMRILLEQLCQEPVPYRQWVGSEAWVTDPDLLRFSSCVGALGLGIQQSVIPGLKEFLLELPFSTVSASALLSKFWEEAFKCRMPTNAGPDDTLCDGSEDLMNLESPYLDTSQLRITNMVYKAVYAIAHAIHNALCQNTTNQCDKFIPLQSAQVLAQLKKVNFSQNGYSVSFDANGDPVAMYELVNWQRTIQGTFQLETVGHFDASQAKGQEFRIQKVLQWMRGSTQVPMSVCSESCIPGTRKVQRKGKPICCYDCVACTEGEISNTTDSPNCYYCPEELWPNPERDSCLPKPVEFLSFSENLGIILVVFSVSGAFIAILTTAVFFQHRNTPIVKANNSELSFWLLLSLTLCFLCSLTFIGAPSEWSCMLRHTAFGITFVLCISCVLGKTIVVLMAFRATLPGSNVMKWFGPFQQRMTVAAFTLIQVLICIIWLIVNPPFPIKNLTTFKDRIILECALGSPIGFWAVLGYIGLLALLCFVLAFLARKLPDNFNEAKFITFSMLIFCAVWITFIPAYVSSPGKFTVAVEIFAILASSFGLLFCLFLPRCYIILFRPEKNTKKHLMSK